In Paeniglutamicibacter kerguelensis, one genomic interval encodes:
- a CDS encoding ABC transporter substrate-binding protein: MKLSLRSMALLAVGSLTLSMAACSTGNDPAAAPTPGGSTTLKVGTIGLTSDAAIELAKSKGYFKEEGLTVETSVVANPPAGVAAAQSGQLDLTYTPSIPMFNALSQGVPLKIVAAADGYSDEAMGKSDLTLVDDTALIVGKDSPIASVGELEGKTISVPARKAQLEVTISRAVQQAGGDPTKINWIVLDFSSAVQSLKQGRIDAAGLVAPFTSKAVADGGKVVSSPGVEFFEKGAVGLYVAGESTATKKAEQLRAFARAINKANAYANENHDEALEVAAKLTDTPLEVLKNSALTFWPTEVRLADIQRVDTRLAELGFLPKEVKIDDSLILGDK; this comes from the coding sequence GTGAAACTTTCCCTACGTTCAATGGCCCTGCTGGCCGTGGGCTCGCTGACCCTCTCAATGGCTGCCTGCAGCACCGGAAACGATCCGGCCGCCGCCCCGACGCCCGGCGGCAGCACCACCCTGAAGGTCGGCACCATCGGGCTGACCTCCGATGCGGCCATCGAACTGGCCAAGTCCAAGGGCTACTTCAAGGAGGAGGGCCTCACCGTCGAGACCTCCGTGGTGGCCAACCCGCCGGCCGGCGTGGCAGCCGCCCAGAGCGGCCAGCTGGATTTGACCTACACCCCCTCGATCCCGATGTTCAACGCGCTGTCCCAGGGGGTGCCGCTGAAGATCGTCGCGGCGGCCGACGGATACAGCGACGAGGCCATGGGCAAGAGCGACCTGACGCTGGTCGACGACACCGCGCTGATCGTCGGCAAGGATTCGCCGATCGCCTCGGTCGGCGAGCTGGAAGGCAAGACCATCTCGGTGCCGGCGCGCAAGGCCCAGCTTGAGGTCACCATCTCGCGGGCGGTCCAGCAGGCCGGCGGGGACCCGACCAAGATCAACTGGATCGTCCTGGACTTCTCCTCCGCCGTGCAGTCCCTGAAGCAGGGCCGCATCGACGCCGCTGGCCTGGTGGCCCCGTTCACCTCCAAGGCCGTTGCCGACGGCGGCAAGGTCGTTTCCTCGCCCGGCGTCGAGTTCTTCGAGAAGGGTGCCGTCGGCCTCTATGTTGCCGGGGAGTCGACGGCAACCAAGAAGGCCGAGCAGCTGCGGGCCTTCGCCCGCGCCATCAACAAGGCCAACGCCTACGCGAACGAGAACCACGACGAGGCCCTGGAGGTCGCCGCCAAGCTGACCGACACCCCGCTGGAGGTCCTGAAGAACTCGGCACTGACCTTCTGGCCGACCGAGGTGCGCCTTGCGGACATCCAGCGCGTCGACACCCGTCTGGCGGAGCTCGGGTTCCTGCCGAAAGAGGTGAAGATCGATGACAGCCTCATCCTTGGCGACAAATAG
- a CDS encoding amidohydrolase: MTETNQAADVVIVNGQVHGADASAGDATAVAVTGPRISAVGGGEILDLIGPRTRVIHAQGGAVLPGINDGHLHFVESAVSEHGTLSVGSHVAGSWAEVVRILEDAVPASDGWIRAHGWDEAVLGHGGPEHVFGLRPDSPLVAYDQTGHQLLMNETAARLAGLDSWAGGYPDGVVGSFADGRANGLLVDAAVELAGKVVPQLGDAELKECIIKHQRRLHSLGITSLTEPGLGPGGEGLFGGSSATRSLSLLADLAADGELTLRINVLLLFSSTGGANENDVRLGLAGDLPGSLRRRGISEDLLRIAGVKIFADGIPRSGTAWMSEPYETPCGHNHGSMVIAGDSDAERELELRKLITRIHDGGFQAGIHATGDATTDAAIEAIAEAQGKNPRDARHYIIHGAFNGPESIGRFQRHGVGLSTNPAIRSEAGALMKKILGAGRFDGQQPLSSLLEAGVPTNIASDAPVTSPDWRESVIAAVTRDTTAGPGAPGDPERVGFRQALEMMTIHPAWQDHAEDRKGRLAPGYLADLCILEKPIVDDVHALRGNPSTHTISNGNLVYSA, translated from the coding sequence ATGACGGAAACAAACCAAGCCGCAGACGTTGTCATCGTGAACGGACAAGTTCACGGAGCCGACGCATCCGCGGGGGACGCCACTGCCGTTGCCGTAACCGGCCCTCGAATTTCCGCAGTCGGTGGCGGCGAAATCCTGGATCTCATCGGACCGCGAACCCGGGTCATCCACGCGCAAGGCGGGGCCGTGCTTCCGGGAATCAACGACGGCCACCTGCATTTCGTCGAGTCGGCGGTCTCCGAGCACGGGACGTTGTCGGTCGGAAGCCATGTGGCAGGCAGCTGGGCGGAAGTCGTCCGCATCCTCGAGGATGCCGTTCCGGCGAGCGACGGCTGGATTCGTGCCCATGGCTGGGACGAAGCGGTGCTTGGCCACGGCGGCCCAGAGCACGTGTTCGGACTCCGTCCCGATTCCCCGCTGGTCGCCTACGACCAAACCGGGCACCAGCTGCTCATGAATGAAACGGCGGCGCGCTTGGCCGGGCTCGACTCATGGGCCGGCGGCTACCCCGACGGCGTCGTGGGAAGCTTCGCCGACGGCCGGGCAAACGGACTCCTGGTTGACGCGGCCGTGGAACTTGCCGGCAAGGTCGTCCCGCAGCTGGGGGATGCCGAACTCAAGGAATGCATCATCAAGCACCAGCGTCGGTTGCATTCCCTGGGAATCACCTCGCTGACCGAACCCGGCCTGGGGCCCGGCGGCGAGGGCCTGTTTGGCGGATCAAGCGCCACCCGGAGCCTGTCGCTGCTGGCCGATCTCGCGGCCGACGGGGAGCTGACCCTCCGGATCAACGTGCTGCTGCTCTTCTCGTCCACCGGCGGAGCGAACGAAAACGACGTGCGACTGGGACTGGCCGGGGACCTGCCCGGCAGCCTGCGGCGGCGCGGCATCAGCGAAGACCTGCTGCGAATCGCCGGGGTCAAGATCTTTGCCGACGGCATCCCGCGCTCCGGAACCGCCTGGATGAGCGAACCCTACGAGACGCCCTGCGGCCACAACCACGGCAGCATGGTCATCGCCGGCGATTCCGATGCCGAGCGCGAACTCGAACTTCGCAAGCTCATCACCCGCATCCACGACGGAGGATTCCAGGCCGGAATCCACGCCACGGGCGACGCGACGACGGACGCGGCGATCGAGGCAATCGCCGAAGCCCAGGGGAAAAACCCTAGGGACGCGCGGCACTACATCATCCACGGTGCCTTCAACGGCCCGGAATCCATCGGCAGGTTCCAACGCCACGGCGTGGGCCTGAGCACGAACCCGGCCATTCGCTCGGAGGCCGGGGCCCTGATGAAGAAGATCCTGGGCGCGGGAAGGTTCGACGGGCAGCAGCCGCTGTCCTCGCTGCTCGAGGCGGGAGTGCCGACGAACATTGCCTCGGACGCTCCGGTGACCTCGCCGGACTGGAGGGAATCGGTCATCGCGGCCGTCACCAGGGACACCACCGCGGGACCGGGCGCCCCCGGCGACCCCGAACGGGTCGGCTTCCGGCAGGCGCTGGAGATGATGACCATCCACCCGGCTTGGCAGGACCACGCGGAGGACCGCAAGGGGCGCCTTGCCCCCGGCTACCTTGCGGACCTCTGCATTCTCGAAAAACCCATCGTCGATGACGTCCACGCACTGCGGGGCAACCCGTCGACCCACACGATTTCCAACGGCAATCTCGTTTATTCGGCGTAG
- a CDS encoding TetR family transcriptional regulator translates to MAHVSIKDRSHQFVEAAARVIAREGIAAATTRRIAAEADAPLAALHYCFRSKDELLDEVYNFLSRDYARELEPMQSGLTLEESVREHAKRIWRRMLNTPHEQVTTFELLLRRNRIKSEGEMERAIEINRSMYQGWVNSTVSIFEAGANVSGIANPRDLDIIARSFIANIDGISLQHLADPDEERSWQLLEILIDSIIFQILKRNAVGEQP, encoded by the coding sequence ATGGCACACGTTTCCATAAAAGATCGCAGTCACCAGTTTGTTGAGGCTGCTGCTCGGGTAATTGCACGAGAGGGAATTGCTGCTGCCACGACAAGGCGAATTGCGGCGGAAGCCGACGCCCCGCTGGCTGCGTTGCACTACTGTTTCCGCAGCAAGGATGAGCTTCTTGACGAGGTTTACAATTTCCTGAGCCGGGACTACGCCCGCGAGCTGGAACCAATGCAGAGCGGCTTGACGCTCGAGGAATCCGTTCGGGAGCATGCCAAAAGAATTTGGCGCCGAATGCTAAATACGCCTCACGAACAAGTAACCACTTTTGAGCTTTTGCTTCGCCGGAATCGGATCAAGTCCGAGGGCGAAATGGAACGGGCAATTGAAATCAACCGGTCGATGTACCAGGGATGGGTGAATTCGACGGTCTCGATTTTCGAGGCCGGCGCCAACGTCTCCGGGATCGCAAACCCGCGCGATTTGGACATAATTGCGCGCTCATTCATTGCGAACATCGACGGCATCAGCCTGCAACACCTGGCGGACCCCGACGAAGAACGCTCGTGGCAGCTGCTCGAGATACTGATCGATTCGATAATCTTTCAGATACTCAAGCGAAACGCCGTCGGCGAGCAGCCGTAG
- a CDS encoding helix-turn-helix domain-containing protein: MYQVQQVDSFSAWRELVSGAFVPLLSEPVRAGTFSGSIAGNRLGNVGVMEVAATAHVVRRTDELVAAGDAPHFKLNLQLSGHGMLLQGGRETVLRPGELAIYDTQQPYTLLFEEDFRTLVLMFPHHLLGLPAGDVSELTAVGIGSRNQIGCAVAPFLTQIAQMLPQMGGPIGQRLAANAVDILGTVLASELHERNELVDGNQMRQIRQIQAYIEEHLSDSRLSPGAVADAHFMSLRSLHKLFADTGHTVAEWIRTRRLEHCRRDLEDPLQIQVPVGAIGARWGLPDGAHFSRVFRASYGCSPTAFRLSI, from the coding sequence GTGTACCAGGTGCAACAAGTTGATTCCTTTAGTGCATGGAGGGAGCTCGTTTCGGGCGCCTTTGTTCCGCTGCTCTCCGAGCCGGTTCGTGCGGGTACCTTTTCGGGCAGCATTGCCGGAAACCGGTTGGGGAACGTCGGCGTCATGGAAGTGGCCGCAACGGCGCACGTGGTGCGCAGGACCGATGAATTGGTGGCTGCTGGGGACGCTCCGCATTTCAAGCTTAACCTGCAATTGAGCGGACATGGCATGCTGCTCCAGGGTGGGCGTGAGACGGTTCTGCGCCCCGGCGAGCTTGCCATCTATGACACCCAACAGCCCTACACGCTCTTGTTTGAAGAAGATTTCCGGACGCTGGTGCTGATGTTTCCGCACCACCTTCTGGGGCTTCCTGCCGGTGATGTCTCGGAACTCACCGCCGTTGGTATCGGATCGCGGAACCAGATTGGCTGCGCGGTGGCTCCGTTCCTGACCCAGATCGCACAGATGTTGCCACAGATGGGCGGGCCCATCGGCCAACGCCTGGCGGCCAATGCGGTCGACATTCTCGGAACCGTGCTGGCCAGCGAGCTCCATGAGCGAAATGAACTTGTTGACGGAAACCAGATGCGTCAAATCCGCCAAATCCAGGCGTACATCGAGGAACACCTTTCGGACTCGAGGCTGAGCCCGGGTGCGGTTGCCGATGCGCATTTCATGTCATTGCGGAGTTTGCACAAGCTCTTCGCCGATACCGGGCACACGGTTGCCGAGTGGATCCGCACCCGGCGCCTCGAGCATTGCCGGCGGGATCTTGAGGATCCGCTGCAGATCCAGGTTCCGGTGGGCGCCATTGGCGCGCGATGGGGCCTGCCCGATGGTGCCCACTTCAGCAGGGTTTTTCGCGCGTCCTACGGCTGCTCGCCGACGGCGTTTCGCTTGAGTATCTGA